In Humulus lupulus chromosome 7, drHumLupu1.1, whole genome shotgun sequence, the following are encoded in one genomic region:
- the LOC133791590 gene encoding protein FAR1-RELATED SEQUENCE 5-like has translation MSMRRSGIRTCHIFNHQAQERGGREYVPFLKKDLYNWIGCQRLVQDEEETDTEGALRYLACMGRSDADFFETHTIDVESRTIVFAVALLYDETKETYTLVLEEFLECMKNKPLPVVVTDGDHAMAKEIQKVFPTSVHRLCAWHLQNNVTINAPHPVFKSKFNELLYQYCTEEDFEDTWKRMVSEFKFEDSRWETTTYNSRRSWTECFL, from the exons ATGTCGATGCGACGATCAGGTATTCGCACCTGCCACATATTCAACCACCAAGCACAAGAGAGAGGAGGACGTGAGTATGTACCCTTTCTGAAAAAGGATCTTTACAATTGGATTGGTTGCCAACGATTAgttcaagatgaagaagaaactGACACTGAAGGTGCATTACGGTACTTGGCATGTATGGGCCGCTCTGATGCTGACTTTTTTGAGACACACACAATTGATGTAGAAAGTAG GACAATAGTCTTTGCAGTTGCTTTGCTATACGACGAGACCAAGGAGACATATACTTTGGTTTTAGAGGAATTTCTAGAGTGCATGAAAAACAAACCACTTCCTGTGGTGGTCACCGACGGTGATCATGCTATGGCGAAAGAAATACAAAAAGTTTTCCCAACTTCTGTTCACCGCTTGTGTGCTTGGCATCTTCAGAATAATGTAACTATTAATGCGCCTCATCCTGTTTTCAAGTCCAAGTTCAATGAACTACTTTATCAATACTGTACCGAGGAAGATTTCGAGGATACATGGAAGAGAATGGTTTCAGAATTCAAATTTGAGGATAGTCGATGGGAAACAACTACCTACAATAGTAGGAGGAGTTGGACAGAATGTTTCCTATGA